A single window of Pirellulales bacterium DNA harbors:
- a CDS encoding sodium/solute symporter (Members of the Solute:Sodium Symporter (SSS), TC 2.A.21 as described in tcdb.org, catalyze solute:Na+ symport. Known solutes for members of the family include sugars, amino acids, nucleosides, inositols, vitamins, urea or anions, depending on the system.): FGAIFGLLSLCYFFLPFYRRMGLYTLSEYLGQRFDDRSRLVYSITNMAFLLIQMVGTMILGALTLATLTADSQYAISYEGAVCGLAAVAAIYTMYGGLTADIFNDVVQSVLLFIGSGLLAVLAIWHPNVGGLSGLLEKQPEKFHVFFEASHPELPWSGVLSGLMVLHLYYWGTNQFIAQRTLGARSDWDARMGTIAAGFLKLLIPFLCIVPGMAAGYILAIDPATESDTAFAGLTRTLLPPGYGLVGLVMAGLAAGILSTIDSMMNSTATLFTFDIYKKYIRPDASEKRLIWVGRMAMILMVGAAIYLSLYFGQAKGGIFNRMADYNAYLVPGVIVAYVAGILQPMVTGTAAFACILVGPILSIVFDQVAQRGFDHQLQAFHRAGLATLACYAVLLVVSFATQRERNHDREHFTWSRFKNERASEGGIARAWWLHDRLWAGLLVACTLAMCWFFR, from the coding sequence AATTCGGTGCGATCTTCGGCCTGCTTTCCTTGTGCTACTTCTTTCTGCCCTTCTACCGGCGCATGGGTTTGTACACCCTGTCGGAATATCTGGGCCAGCGATTCGACGATCGCAGTCGGCTGGTTTATTCAATCACCAACATGGCCTTTCTACTGATTCAAATGGTCGGCACCATGATACTGGGAGCATTGACGCTCGCCACGCTCACCGCCGATTCGCAGTACGCTATCTCGTACGAAGGCGCCGTATGCGGGCTGGCCGCCGTGGCCGCGATCTACACCATGTACGGCGGATTGACGGCGGACATTTTCAATGACGTCGTACAAAGCGTGCTGCTGTTTATCGGTAGTGGCCTCTTGGCCGTGCTCGCCATCTGGCACCCGAACGTCGGCGGTCTCTCAGGCTTGCTCGAGAAGCAGCCGGAAAAGTTTCACGTCTTCTTCGAGGCCAGCCATCCCGAGCTTCCCTGGAGCGGCGTGCTCAGCGGCCTGATGGTGCTGCACCTCTATTACTGGGGCACGAATCAGTTCATCGCCCAGCGCACGCTCGGAGCGCGCAGCGATTGGGACGCCCGCATGGGCACGATCGCCGCGGGCTTTCTAAAGCTGTTGATCCCATTTCTCTGCATCGTGCCTGGGATGGCGGCCGGATATATCCTGGCCATCGACCCCGCGACCGAAAGCGATACCGCCTTCGCCGGGCTGACCCGCACCCTGTTGCCGCCGGGCTACGGGCTGGTCGGGCTGGTGATGGCGGGGCTCGCGGCGGGAATCCTATCGACGATCGATTCGATGATGAACTCTACCGCCACGCTGTTCACCTTCGACATCTATAAGAAATACATCCGTCCGGACGCCTCCGAAAAACGCCTGATCTGGGTCGGGCGGATGGCGATGATCCTGATGGTCGGCGCCGCCATTTACCTGTCCCTGTACTTCGGGCAGGCGAAAGGAGGCATCTTCAATCGCATGGCCGATTACAACGCCTACCTGGTACCCGGCGTGATCGTGGCCTACGTCGCGGGGATTTTGCAGCCGATGGTTACCGGCACCGCGGCCTTCGCCTGTATCCTGGTCGGCCCCATTCTTTCGATCGTCTTCGATCAAGTCGCCCAGCGCGGCTTCGACCACCAATTGCAAGCCTTTCATCGGGCCGGACTGGCGACGCTGGCGTGCTATGCCGTGTTGCTGGTGGTGAGCTTCGCCACCCAGCGCGAGCGCAACCATGATCGCGAACATTTCACCTGGTCGCGTTTTAAGAACGAGCGCGCGAGCGAGGGTGGCATCGCCCGTGCCTGGTGGCTACACGATCGCCTGTGGGCTGGCCTGCTCGTGGCCTGCACGCTTGCGATGTGTTGGTTCTTCCGGTAG